The Sorex araneus isolate mSorAra2 chromosome 9, mSorAra2.pri, whole genome shotgun sequence genomic interval aacaACCCATGTTCAATACTCAGCATCGAATATTGTTGCCCCAAGCCCCGTCAGGacttaatccctgagcacaaagccaggaacaagacctaagcactgctagggatTGCCCCAaatcaggaaacaaaaacaaacagctaGTGACTGTATCTGGGCTCATTGCATCTCATTGTTCATGCgcatatatttagaatattttttatctgAATTATACAAGCAAAATGTCTTAGGATGATTTCTTCATTATCACAATATGGTGTACAGAGTGATTGGAGCTTGAGATTATGTTTTAATGCTTGAGTATTACCAGTTCTTCCTCTTAAAGAAGTTTCACATTCCTGCAATACTTCCAATACTTCCAAGTACATTTGGTTAAACTGCTGTATTGCAGAATTTCCTCCAATGTTGATACAGCTGTGATTCTGCTTGGTATTGAGAGCTTCTGCTGTGATAGATATCTAATTATGGCTACAgttaatcaaaataacaaaatctcaAATTGGTTTTCTTTATGTTCCTAGTGTTGTGCCATATCATATGGAAATGGGTTGATGACTATTTCAGTGAAATGGGCGAGAATGAGCTTGTTAATTCTGTATGTTCAAAGGCGGACAGATGTCAGCTTATTTCTCTGAATTTACTGTAATAATTACTCTGTCATTGTGGAGAAACACCACACTTGTAGTAAGGTGAAAATCTCAGTTTTCTCTCTCAGCATCTGTGGGTCTCTCTAAACTTTCACTGGAAAATAGAATGGTTTTAAAGCtatgaaatagagaaaaatgcAAAGTAGAATATATGCAGATACAGAAGCCAATTATTTGTTTACTATTTCCACAGTCCATTACAGATAGATAGTAAACACATCCAGTCCTTAGATTGTACTGGAAGTTTCTGGTAATATTGGACTGGCAGAGTAAATATATTAGTTGGTTGGGTGCTTGCCAAGCTTATGAGATTAGTTTAAAAACAGCTTTTGATAGATATCAACAGTATTAAAGTCCTGAATTAGGCAAGGGAAAAAAAGTCATTGAAActgagaaggaagaaataaaatcttaTGCAAAGTAAAGGAAATTATTGACAGAATTAAAAGCCagtctgcagggctggagagagtacagttggcagggaacttgcctcgcacatgaccaaccaggtttgatccctggcatcaccataTAATCCTGAGTCCTGACAGgcaataaaccctgagtacttctgggcctgacccccaaaacaaaaaaagtaataaataaaaaattagtcaATCAACAATAACATAACAAgtattggtgaggatgtggagaaaaggaacTATTGtgcattgttgatgggaatgtaaattggtgcagtcACTACGGAAAACAGGATTGAATTGCCTGAAAAACTGTAAATAGGATTACCCAAACAAAAATCATGATATCTGATATTTATCTGAAGAaaacattaacttaaaaatatgcatgCACTCTGTGCAGTAATGTATTATGTACGCATGAAAAGCATAATTAAGAGTATTGCAAAtaatggtacctcaataaaaatggtaaagaaaaaaatgaaaacttaaaaattgatCTTTAAAAATTGTGCCATATGTTTATTGAAGAATTATTTACAGTAGTCAAGAGATAGAAGCATACTAACCATTTCATTCATGgatgaatggaaaaagaaaatgtgattgtgtgtatatacaggaATAAATAAGGATCATCATTAATTATACTGCATTGTTTAtttgtaagttttaaaaaatatgtgaagtTTTTAATCCCCTCtaaagttttatatttacatatagataTGGATGTTTACTAGACTTAACTGTGGTGACTATTTCACAATATTTACAAACACTGAATCATTATGTTTGTATActtaaaaagaatataattttgtcattaataataaattttcaagTATTGTTTTGATATTTCTTGTTAGAAGTGGTGAGGACTTGGATGAATATTTGGCAATGAACAGAAGATTTGAGGAATGGTGTGAATAAATAGATTTCACAGCTAGTCATTCTGTGTGTACATAGACAAAATTTATCTATTCCTAGAACTCAACAGCAATGACTAAAGCCTAAGAGCTACtcaatgtgtgtgagtgtgtgtgtgcgtgtgtgtgcatatatgtgttaaTACATAGTTCCAGAAATTGTCTCTAAAGGTTGGAGAAGACTGCATACGAAGTCAGATTAAATTATAGTAGTAATAGCAGAGCTTGAGAGGAAAAACTATTGGTGAAAACTAAGATTTCTGAAATGCTCTGGTGATATATTACCTCAATGAACATATATTTAAATGGATAGTTGTCACCCCTTAAGTCACAAGGAGATACTATTATATATTTGTTATCTATGTTCATGTCTatatgaatgaatggataaagacaGTGTAACTAAATTGAAACTAAACTAAAACTAAGCAAAAATAAGTTTTACCTATCagtacaaaaaaagagaaatattacagttttgattttgtaattaaaaaattttattacatcaTTTGAGAATGAATCTCACCACAAATTCATTGGATTATTAGGGACTGAGCAATGTGCATTTATAGTGTGTACCAAAGAAAAGGACCTCACAGTGCAAAGAATTCCCCACACTAaccattttaataattagggtcatATTCTGGAACAAGTTGGCAGAAAGAtctaattattctatttttgtatttgatttttctcAAAGTCAAATATTAGCCTTTAGGTTTCATATATATACAGTAtgttatatctatgtatatataatagaaaGAATGTTACCATTCTAGACTCTTAAAGTCCAGTTAAAAAACAGGGAAAGTAACTTGGTTCAGTTTGGAAGGGGTTGTTTCCTTGCTGGGACCTGTTTGCTTTGGAAACACTTACCTTCTGGTTCTAGCAGGTGTTATTtgactttctccctctcttcctactTCTCTGCTTGCTCTGTCTCAGGCTATTTCTCTCACTTCTCTTACCTCTTTCAGGTGGTTTCCAGAATTTAGTTTTTGACCCTCTTTTCCCCACTTGAGAGCTTGAATTCTCACATCTAGACATCTCACCCAAAGTTGGTCTTCCTTGCTGCTTCTGCTGAGACCGTTTTCATTTCCTTGCTGCTTCTCATCTTTATGCTTTTCTAGAACCTTAGTtgaaacattctccaagacaAGCCCATCCTCTCACCCTTGCAACTTTCTTTCTCTAAATGGCATGACCAGGTCTGATGACTCAAGGTGATGGTTAACTCCTTTCTCACCCATTGCCATGTCTCTGGTATATCTCTTATAATTGCTCCAGTGTCCTTTCCAGTGGGAAAATGCTTCCCTATCTATTCTATCTATCAGACACTCATTCAAAGTCTGCCTTTAATAGAAGGGCCGAAGCCATAGCACATGAGTCAGGCGTTTGCCCTGCTAATCTggattctatcccaggcaccacatatggtcctccaaatcctgccaggaatgatccctgagcacagagccaggagtaaacccttagcattgctcagtgtggccccaagcaaaaaaataataattcctcATGGAGTCTTAAGTTGCCTGCAAAAGTAACTTCTTCCTTTGGACTTCTGTATCATTTTATGGTAATGTCACATGAGCCACTCAGCCCATTATTTCCAACATTAGAGTTACTGTACagtctcctactctctctctcttttttagctttttgggtcacacctggcgatacacagggtttactcctggctctacactcaggaattactcctggtgatgctcaggggaccatatgggatgctgggaatcgaacccgggacagttgcatgcaaggcaaacgccctacccgctgtgctattgctccagccccatcctgctCTCTTAATAGATTGGAAATTTGATGAAGCCCTCTTCTTCAGCTACAAGGAAGCAGTAAGTGCTCAGTCTTTGTAGGAAGTGCTtagatatttgttaaatgaatgattAGACATGAATATGCAGTACTATTTCCGTCTAAGACCGTTTATTGATCAGTGATATTGAGAGAGGTTTAGAGAGGTCCAGGAACACAACTGTATGATGGCTGagttttttatattcttaattgaAAATTCATACTTTTTTAGGTGTCCAATTGGTTTGCTAATGCAAGACGTCGACTTAAGAATACGGTTCGACAGCCTGACTTAAGTTGGGCTTTAAGAATAAAGTTGTACAACAAGTATGTTCAAGGAAACGCCGAGCGACTAAGTGTAAGCAGTGATGATTCATGTTCTGAAGGtctgtcaatatttttattttacttttttggctttgtttctaTAATTAAAAGTTCACCTCAATTGCTATTTTAAGATTAATCCCACAAAACATGATGGTGTCATAGTGGCTCTTTTTTCTGCATGAACTCAGTTGTACAAAACTATAAATGGTCAATGGAATTATAGCTTTTTCCTGTTATTTGTAGATTTATCCTGTGtccaaataactttgtaaaactcAATAATATTAAAATCCCACTGGGAGAAATTATATAGATTCCAACTTTTTCTAACCTAAAAATTAGTCTCTATATTAAAGATAATTTTGTGCATTTAAAATGccattgatttgtttttatggTAATTGAAATACGATAGTTGGGTAGTTGTGGGAAAGTATGTGTAAGTATAACCCCGTggtatttttctctcttagaTGGAGAAAATCCTCCAAGAAACCACATGAATGAAGGGGGTTATAATAATCCAGCTCACCATCCAGTGATTAAAAGTGAAAGCTCAGTCATAAAAGCTGGGGTGAGGCCAGAGTCACGGGCCAATGAGGACTACGTGTCACCCCCAAAGTATAAGAGCAGCTTGTTGAACCGTTACCTTAACGACTCTTTGAGACATGTCATGGCCACAAATGCTGCCATAATGGGAAACACAAGACAAAGGAACCATTCTGGATCTTTCAGTTCCAATGAATTTGAGGAAGAACTGGTGTCTCCCTCATCATCAGAAACGGATGGCAACTTCGTCTACCGCACAGGTAAGTCTGCGCTTCTTGTAATACCTtgttgaaaacaataaaaactgcAGCAGATGGACTTTGTTTTGACAACCATAAGTGCATATTTTTATGGGTTTTGTattgtattattcacatactggAACATGATTCAGtttgaaaagttttcttttagCAAATATGCCTGTTATTAGATGTAGTTCTAaggaaattttcttcttaataataatatcaggactttttaatttttttattcatagagggttatatatttttgcttttatattataTTCTCTTAAAATAGTTGATTATTAATAATCATGGAAAATGAACTATTAATGAACAAATTAGCAGAGACACCAAGActtttgtgaagaaaaaaatgtaggtcTGGCTTAAATTGCTtcagaaattttacttttaaacctGGGGTGCACAAATAGGACTGATAAATCACTTAGataacagtgttttttttttcagaaataatgaATTGATTTCTATACAAGAGTTATAGGTGGAGTactgaatttaataaaatattctatcttGATTTCAGTTCCCAAGAGCTTTGCTTATAGTGTTTGTTATACTTACAGCAAgatttgggggttttttggtggtggtggtggtagtgcttgtttttgcttggtttggtttgcgtttttgagccacacccagcagtgctcaggtcttctggctctctgccatagatcactcctggcactgctctggtgATAATATGTTGTTGGGGGGGTTCAAACTGGAGTTGACCTAATGCAAGACAAGCAAgaatcttaacccctgtactatatctctggtccctggaCAAAATTCTTTAGAACAAAGGACTTGCATGATCTTTATCTTGTTTAGGTCATGAAAATGCCATTTAAGATGGACATAATTACAGCTTTCAAAGTAaggaaatctagattgagaacaCATAGATTATCTTCTTCATAACATCACCTGCAGAAGAGGCAGGAGGAAAATAACTGCCAGGCcactgttactgttgttgttatACACAGATTGATCACTTACTGAGTAGTTATGATAGATATGACCTTATGGTGAATATTACACAAAGGTTGTTCtatttgg includes:
- the MKX gene encoding homeobox protein Mohawk isoform X2 → MNTFVFNKLSGAVLFEERGAAERERGGRPYGGVLDSPHPRPEVGIADGPTLKDNLGLRHRRTGARQNGGKVRHKRQALQDMARPLKQWLYKHRDNPYPTKTEKILLALGSQMTLVQVSNWFANARRRLKNTVRQPDLSWALRIKLYNKYVQGNAERLSVSSDDSCSEDGENPPRNHMNEGGYNNPAHHPVIKSESSVIKAGVRPESRANEDYVSPPKYKSSLLNRYLNDSLRHVMATNAAIMGNTRQRNHSGSFSSNEFEEELVSPSSSETDGNFVYRTDTLENGSNKGES